Below is a genomic region from Granulicella sibirica.
TGAAACCCAGCGGTAGCAAAAAAGTTACGGCGTCTTCGCCCAGCGAACGTGCTGCAACGAGCTACCGGCTCATTGACTTTGAGTCTCAAAACGCGGTATCTTCTGAATGCGGGGTGGAGCAGCCCGGTAGCTCGTTGGGCTCATAACCCAAAGGTCGTAGGTTCAAATCCTACCCCCGCAACCACTTAGCGAAACTTCCAACCCGGAATAACCCGGTGTAAGAGCAGCAACATTTGCTCCGCCGGGTTTTCGCACGTTTGGACGCTCACCTTCATGGGTTATGCGCTCCTCAAAATCCTGCTAACGACTGCTGCGTTTGCCTCGCGCTTTGCTTCCATCAGCGCGTTGCCGTACACGTTCATCGTGGTCGAGATTTGGGAGTGCCGCATAAGCTTCTGCTGCACTCCCATCGGTGCTCCTGTTTCGTCCAGCCAGGACCTGTAGGTATGCCGGAAGGTGTGCCACCCGATGCTGCCGTACTTGCCGGCACCATCCCACCGCTCATCGTGCAGCGGAAGGCGCTTCCCGTTCGGAACGGGAAAGTCGGTCTTGCACCACTCACCTGCGACGGCCCCACAGTTCGGGCAATCCACGAGACAGCAACCAGCAGGACGGATGTAGTCCTGTCCGATCGGCGACGCGTGGAAGTGCCGCCCGGTCATAGGGCTGACAAAGAGCAGGTCAGACTCGATGATCCCAGCGCCCTCATCTCCCAACATGGCCAGCGCCTCCCTCTCGGCTTCGCGAATGAAGTCGAGCAAGATGGCAGCGAGATCCGGGTCAAGGGGCAGTTCGTCCTCCGAGTATTCCGTTTTGACCAGCTTTAGGCGACCATGGACGACTGCTCGAACGATCTGCATACTGAGCTTCCCGAAGTGGATGTCGGGCTTTTCGAGAGCCAAGACTTCCTCAACGCGAAGACCCGAGCATTGCGCGAGCAGCGCCATCATGCGGTAAGGCTGCGGAATCAGCGGAAGAAGCAAAAAGAACTGCTCAACGGTAAGGATCACCGGTCGTTTCCGCCGTTTGCTGATGCCCTTGATTTCGACAAACTCCATTGGATTCCGTTGCCATTCGACCATCTCCCACAGCATGGCTTTCTCATACAGGCGATGTATGACGGCCTTGATGTGACCTTTAGTTTTGGGCGCGGCTTCCAGGTTTCGTAGCCACTCCTGGACATTCATCGGCTTCAGACGAGTGATACGAGTGGTTCCCCACTTCGCACGCACGCGCTTGATGACGCTCAGATAGGAACTGGCTGTCGAAAAGCTCAGCTCGCCTACGTTGTCGCAGGATTCACCGGGTCGAACTTTCTTGATTTCAAGAAGGCGTTCTTCCTCAATGAAGCGATCCAACAACGTATCGAAGGTGGGCTCAAGCAGGGCTAACGTCGGGTTGTCAGTGTTGAGTTTGAGCACAAAGGTTTCCAAGTGCCGCTCGACCGCGGTCTGCGTTGGAAACTGTTCTGTGCTGAAGTACATGGACTTTTCCTTGCCGGTTTGAGGGTCCGCGTAACGATACTCCCAAGCCGACTTGTTGTTGGCTCGCGGCACCCGCCGCAAATAGCCACGTTGGTAGCGTTGCCGTGTGAATTTCAAGGATGTTGCTCCTGTCTAGTCACGTCGGCCCGATCGGTTGTATTCAATTTTAGGCCAGCTTCAAGCCAGTTATTCAGCGAACTGAGCCGAAATCTCCAGCGTTTCCCGACCTTGAAGGCGGGGACTTCGTGCTGCCGGGCCTTGCCCTCAAGGGTCTTCCAGTGCATGCCCAGGACGGTAGCCGCTTCATGGAGATCGAGCAGCGGCTCAAAGGCTGGAGTAAGAGTGCGTGAATGCGGTTTCGCGGCTGAGAGCATACAACCTCACTTTGAAGAACCCCAAGGAGGGACGGAGATAACGTACATGCTCTGAAGATGTCCGAAGACGCGTTTCAGAGTCCAATTCATCGAAGAGGGTTACTTATCAATGACGCTGATAACCACACACCGGCTCACCTTTTCCACAGCACCATCATCAAAATCCAGTAGCTTAACGATGGGACGCGCCTGCGCGCCGATACGTTGAAAGAACCGACTGCCCAGTCCTCGTCCTATCCCCATTTCGCGGAGTTCATGGGGTGCGGCATGGCAAAGAACGACACGAAACTAATGGAGTCGGTGATCGCCCTCGCGGAGGAGTTGCACTTTGGGCGGGCGGCCCGACGACTGCGCATTAGTCAGCCGATGCTGACAAAGAACATCCAAGATTTAGAAGCCTTGGTCGGCGGCCCTTTGTTTCTCCGTGACCGCAAACGCGTCGCACTCAGCGACGCGGGACGCGCTTATGTGCAACAGGCACGGCTCTCCATTCTCTATGGCGAGCGATCAGTCCAAGCTGCCCGAGCGGTAATGCAGAATATTGATGAAATCTTTCATGTGGGACGAACGCCCTATGCTGACCCGTTCCTAGTCTCGACGCTGCTGTCGGTCCAACTTGCTCTTTTCCCACGGCTGAAGGTCGAGTTGATCAGCAGATTCTCGATGAACCTTGTCGACGATCTTCTGGCGGGGGTGATCGATCTAGCCATTGCAAATGATCCACCTGAATCACCCCTGCTTACCTGTGTTCAGATTGCAGACCTGCCCTTTTACATCGCGATGTCGAAGAGAGAACGACTGGCTCAGTATCCATCGGTATCGCTCGATCAGATGGGAGGACGTCACTGGGTTCTTTTCGATCGGCAATTGCATCCGCCTGTCTATGACGCGATCATTCATGCGGCGTCCGAGCGTGGAATCCGTCCTCTGAGTATTCAGCATGTCACGGCCCCGGAGGAAGCGTTTCCATTCGTTGCGGACGGTTCGGCCGTCGCTTTTGTAGTGAAGGCTGGTGCTTTGCTCATGGCGCGCAGCGGAGTGACCGTGCGCCCGCTCAACGAGTCGAGTTTAAGACTCAAAACATGCCTGGTTTGCCGTGCAGATGATAACTCGAAGATCGCCAGCGAGTTCGTCCGCGCATACATGCGCAAAATGCCGGACAGGAAGAAACATCAACAACTGCCACTTCCCATTTCAGCGTAATGCATTACTCGACTGAAGTCGGCTTCTTACGAGGCACTTGGTCGATGACTTGTATTTCGATCTGCCCGGACCAATCGCAGCTTGGACAGCTAACGATTCCGGTTGTGATTGCTCTCAAGTCCAATTCCGCGAGATTGATGATTTGCCCGCAGTTCGGGCAGACGTGGACGCTCTCCCAATGATTCCTTTGATCGCAATCGGGTTCCTCGGGCGTCATTGGCACCTTCTCCAGAGAAGCTGTCGTCCGTCCCGGTGTTTCCTGGGGCGAACCTTTTAGCTCGCTTAGGCGAACGGGCCGATCACGTATAGCGGCGAGAATGGGTAAAGTCCATTCCCCTTGGAGAAGCTGGAGAACTCGTCCAGCGCGTCGCAGTTCGATGGCCTGTGCTTCTTGCATTCCTCGGATCTCAGAGGCTTGATCACTCCGGCCTGCGAACATTCATTTGTCCCACAAAGGATTTCCTGCAAGTTTGCCGGTCAGAACGGGCTTCTTCGCGTTTCCTTCGGGCAGTTGGTCATGAAGAACGACATTCAGCAATGACTTATTGACTCTTATCCGGCCGTTGTAATCTAGGAAGCCGAGCTTCCTAAAGCGATTCATGAAGAAGCTCACACGGGCCCGCGTGCTTCCTATTATCTGGGCCAACGCTTCCTGCGAGATTTTCGGTATGAGCATATGAGGTTCACCCGGTTTCCCAAACTCGGCCATTAGCAACAGGACTCTTGCGAGCCTCTTTTCGCTAGAATTGAACAATTGATCGACGAGATCTGCCTGGATTCGCATGCTTCTTGAGAGCACGAAGGCGAGAAAGTGTTCGGAAAATGCCGGCTGCTCGTGTATCACACGGACCATTTCGTCGCGACTGATCTTGAGGACCGTGCACGCTGTAATCGCCGTAGCAGTTGCTAGACGAGTCCCCCTCACAGCTGCGACTGATTCTTCTCCAACGAAATCTCCCATTGAAAGAAGCGTAATGGTGGCCTGTTTCCCAGCCTCGGAAACCACCGTTAGCTTTGCTCGTCCACTCTGAACATAGAAGACCGCATCGGCATCATCGCCCTGAGAAAACATAACGGCTTTTGCCTTCAGGTGAAGGACCTTTCGTCCAATTCCAGCTTTCGCAAGGAATGCGAGCGGATGAAATTTTTCGCCTCGAACTTCAGTCATTCAGGTCTCCTATCCGGCCCGTCATGCGCAATTACTTCGGAAACTCCCGCGAGGTCCCTTAATCTCACTCAAATCCAGAGCGCCATGTTGCGGCTGGGCCCATGCGCTCATAAACGACTATCAGACCGCGCTTAAGTGCGGCTTCCGCAAACACGCGAAGAAATGTCAAGAAACAGCGATTTTTCCTGAGTAGCAACAAGATCTCCGAATGCTTGAGGTGCAGAACTCGACCTCAATTTCCGCCCTAGATGTATCGAAAAGGACAACTTCTCATATTCAAACGGAGGATAATCATTTCCACGCCGCCGGACGGACCGGTGCAGGAGACTCATCGATGCCGATTACATCCAAGGTCGAGGAAGTTCCACTTGAAACGAAGGCACTGTTCCCCTGCCCCATAAACTCCTCGAAGAGCCCGCCCTTGATAGAAATCTTGCTGCTAGAAGGGGATTTTGGGGTCCCGTCCAAGTCTGCAAAACTCCTGATGGACCCACGATATCGGGTTACTACGGTTTGCAATCAAAGTGATCTTTTCGTTCTACGTACCACGATCGGGATTTCAGTAGCCATCATCAATGATCGTATGGGTGCAGCGGCGCTCGATATTGCGGCGCGAGCCATAAGGCTGGCGTGGCCGTTGGCGCGAATACTCGTATTAGGAAAAGCGCAAATCGTCCTAGAGGACTATCTCTATGATGAAGCGATTGAGCATCGATTCGTTGGGTCAGACCTCTGTGTAAGTCTGGAGAGACTTTCCCATTCGTCTATGAACCGGGGACCTGATGGAGGATTGTTCATCTTGCGTAGAGGAACGACTGCAACAGATGCTAGGCCTCCAAGAGGAAGTTGAGGTTCATTGAAATCGACCGCTGTGCTTCAAAGGCCGCTTCAGACACAGGTGAATGATTGCTGCGCCAGCCTCATTCTGGCCGCGGAGGTCGAGTGCGGTGCATTCATGTTCGCGGCAAAA
It encodes:
- a CDS encoding tyrosine-type recombinase/integrase, which gives rise to MKFTRQRYQRGYLRRVPRANNKSAWEYRYADPQTGKEKSMYFSTEQFPTQTAVERHLETFVLKLNTDNPTLALLEPTFDTLLDRFIEEERLLEIKKVRPGESCDNVGELSFSTASSYLSVIKRVRAKWGTTRITRLKPMNVQEWLRNLEAAPKTKGHIKAVIHRLYEKAMLWEMVEWQRNPMEFVEIKGISKRRKRPVILTVEQFFLLLPLIPQPYRMMALLAQCSGLRVEEVLALEKPDIHFGKLSMQIVRAVVHGRLKLVKTEYSEDELPLDPDLAAILLDFIREAEREALAMLGDEGAGIIESDLLFVSPMTGRHFHASPIGQDYIRPAGCCLVDCPNCGAVAGEWCKTDFPVPNGKRLPLHDERWDGAGKYGSIGWHTFRHTYRSWLDETGAPMGVQQKLMRHSQISTTMNVYGNALMEAKREANAAVVSRILRSA
- a CDS encoding LysR substrate-binding domain-containing protein produces the protein MAKNDTKLMESVIALAEELHFGRAARRLRISQPMLTKNIQDLEALVGGPLFLRDRKRVALSDAGRAYVQQARLSILYGERSVQAARAVMQNIDEIFHVGRTPYADPFLVSTLLSVQLALFPRLKVELISRFSMNLVDDLLAGVIDLAIANDPPESPLLTCVQIADLPFYIAMSKRERLAQYPSVSLDQMGGRHWVLFDRQLHPPVYDAIIHAASERGIRPLSIQHVTAPEEAFPFVADGSAVAFVVKAGALLMARSGVTVRPLNESSLRLKTCLVCRADDNSKIASEFVRAYMRKMPDRKKHQQLPLPISA
- a CDS encoding helix-turn-helix domain-containing protein, whose product is MLSAAKPHSRTLTPAFEPLLDLHEAATVLGMHWKTLEGKARQHEVPAFKVGKRWRFRLSSLNNWLEAGLKLNTTDRADVTRQEQHP
- a CDS encoding Crp/Fnr family transcriptional regulator — translated: MTEVRGEKFHPLAFLAKAGIGRKVLHLKAKAVMFSQGDDADAVFYVQSGRAKLTVVSEAGKQATITLLSMGDFVGEESVAAVRGTRLATATAITACTVLKISRDEMVRVIHEQPAFSEHFLAFVLSRSMRIQADLVDQLFNSSEKRLARVLLLMAEFGKPGEPHMLIPKISQEALAQIIGSTRARVSFFMNRFRKLGFLDYNGRIRVNKSLLNVVLHDQLPEGNAKKPVLTGKLAGNPLWDK